One Aphelocoma coerulescens isolate FSJ_1873_10779 chromosome 8, UR_Acoe_1.0, whole genome shotgun sequence genomic region harbors:
- the LOC138114129 gene encoding uncharacterized protein isoform X3 — protein sequence MEGTRRALLHLAAACCLLCALPGGGQKTGEDLVTPPSFPSTALTSHQPREASDFSPVTTAIPQTSLKKNLTAATLSATGAHTTEVEDASIPTTPVAGSKAETLQASTTASPGDITVTHPEHDNMSLSVNSSTEIPSPILTASTLEENQPSHEATEPFSPTEETADASSATPTLPLNTVPATTNSTQPGLFGGQTLGPTAARSETKPGTSPVGATEESTVEPRNSSAPISTVRSTSFAAASSTGTVRPLVTSPTSASTAAIPTSTPTLAQSLEPRHEKASVVDVGDDDNSELPNVAGTTRADPLVITVISVFIVMVGMLGLVGFLRYRQHNNRMEFRRLQDLPMDDMMEDTPLSLYSY from the exons ATGGAGGGGACGCGGCGTGCCCTGCTCCACCTCGCCGCCgcctgctgcctgctctgcgCCCTGCCAG GAGGGGGTCAGAAGACAGGAGAGGACTTGGTGACACCACCATCTTTTCCTAGCACAGCGCTAACCTCGCATCAGCCAAGGGAAGCCTCTGACTTCAGTCCAGTGACTACTGCCATTCCTCAGACAAGCCTTAAGAAAAACTTGACTGCTGCAACACTCAGTGCCACTGGGGCCCACACTACAGAGGTGGAGGATGCCTCCATCCCTACCACCCCCGTGGCAGGCTCGAAGGCAGAGACACTGCAAGCTTCTACCACTGCCAGTCCTGGGGACATCACAGTTACACATCCCGAGCATGACAACATGAGCTTGTCAGTcaacagcagcactgaaatCCCCTCCCCTATCTTGACTGCCAGCACTCTAGAAGAAAACCAGCCCAGCCATGAAGCCACAGAGCCTTTCAGCCCAACTGAAGAAACAGCTGATGCCAGCAGTGCAACCCCCACGCTTCCTCTGAATACTGTGCCAG CAACAACTAACAGCACTCAGCCAGGACTTTTTGGTGGGCAGACCCTGGGGCCCACAGCAGCAAGGTCTGAAACCAAGCCAGGAACGAGCCCTGTGGGTGCCACAGAGGAGAGCACTGTGGAGCCcagaaattcctctgctcccatCTCCACTGTACGGAGCACGTCCTTTGCTGCTGCCTCCAGTACTGGGACGGTGAGACCCCTCGTGACCAGCCCCAcgtctgccagcacagctgccaTCCCCACCAGCACACCTACATTGGCACAGTCATTGGAGCCCAGGCATGAGAAGGCTTCTGTGGTGGATGTTGGTGATGATGACAATTCAG AGCTACCCAATGTGGCTGGTACAACGAGGGCTGATCCCTTGGTAATCACTGTGATCTCCGTCTTCATTGTCATGGTGGGCATGCTGGGCCTGGTGGGCTTCTTGAGATACCGGCAGCACAACAACCGCATGGAGTTCCGCCGCCTGCAGGACCTGCCCATG GATGACATGATGGAGGACACCCCTCTCTCCCTCTACAGCTACTAG
- the LOC138114129 gene encoding uncharacterized protein isoform X2, with the protein MMPELPAVVVLLGLHNPREGQASQAVHVGVPSSLWAKGSSPQLSPLLRNKTKQHGSLPGTFLPSKVLHICTWPLENNSALTVVAEQGSLRSLFPATGTWGGGQKTGEDLVTPPSFPSTALTSHQPREASDFSPVTTAIPQTSLKKNLTAATLSATGAHTTEVEDASIPTTPVAGSKAETLQASTTASPGDITVTHPEHDNMSLSVNSSTEIPSPILTASTLEENQPSHEATEPFSPTEETADASSATPTLPLNTVPATTNSTQPGLFGGQTLGPTAARSETKPGTSPVGATEESTVEPRNSSAPISTVRSTSFAAASSTGTVRPLVTSPTSASTAAIPTSTPTLAQSLEPRHEKASVVDVGDDDNSELPNVAGTTRADPLVITVISVFIVMVGMLGLVGFLRYRQHNNRMEFRRLQDLPMVPLLPSRV; encoded by the exons aTGATGCCCGAGCTCCCTGCTGTTGTTGTATTACTGGGGTTACACAACCCCAGAGAAGGGCAGGCTTCCCAGGCTGTGCATGTTGgtgtgcccagcagcctctgggcaaAGGGGTCTTCACCCCAGCTCAGTCCCTTACTGAGGAACAAAACCAAGCAGCATGGGAGCCTCCCAGGCACCTTCCTGCCAAGCAAGGTGCTCCATATCTGCACGTGGCCACTGGAAAATAACTCTGCTCTGACAGTGGTAGCTGAGCAAGGCAGCCTGCGCTCTCTTTTCCCTGCCACAGGAACTTGGG GAGGGGGTCAGAAGACAGGAGAGGACTTGGTGACACCACCATCTTTTCCTAGCACAGCGCTAACCTCGCATCAGCCAAGGGAAGCCTCTGACTTCAGTCCAGTGACTACTGCCATTCCTCAGACAAGCCTTAAGAAAAACTTGACTGCTGCAACACTCAGTGCCACTGGGGCCCACACTACAGAGGTGGAGGATGCCTCCATCCCTACCACCCCCGTGGCAGGCTCGAAGGCAGAGACACTGCAAGCTTCTACCACTGCCAGTCCTGGGGACATCACAGTTACACATCCCGAGCATGACAACATGAGCTTGTCAGTcaacagcagcactgaaatCCCCTCCCCTATCTTGACTGCCAGCACTCTAGAAGAAAACCAGCCCAGCCATGAAGCCACAGAGCCTTTCAGCCCAACTGAAGAAACAGCTGATGCCAGCAGTGCAACCCCCACGCTTCCTCTGAATACTGTGCCAG CAACAACTAACAGCACTCAGCCAGGACTTTTTGGTGGGCAGACCCTGGGGCCCACAGCAGCAAGGTCTGAAACCAAGCCAGGAACGAGCCCTGTGGGTGCCACAGAGGAGAGCACTGTGGAGCCcagaaattcctctgctcccatCTCCACTGTACGGAGCACGTCCTTTGCTGCTGCCTCCAGTACTGGGACGGTGAGACCCCTCGTGACCAGCCCCAcgtctgccagcacagctgccaTCCCCACCAGCACACCTACATTGGCACAGTCATTGGAGCCCAGGCATGAGAAGGCTTCTGTGGTGGATGTTGGTGATGATGACAATTCAG AGCTACCCAATGTGGCTGGTACAACGAGGGCTGATCCCTTGGTAATCACTGTGATCTCCGTCTTCATTGTCATGGTGGGCATGCTGGGCCTGGTGGGCTTCTTGAGATACCGGCAGCACAACAACCGCATGGAGTTCCGCCGCCTGCAGGACCTGCCCATG GTCCCTCTCCTTCCATCCAGGGTTTGA
- the LOC138114129 gene encoding uncharacterized protein isoform X1, translated as MMPELPAVVVLLGLHNPREGQASQAVHVGVPSSLWAKGSSPQLSPLLRNKTKQHGSLPGTFLPSKVLHICTWPLENNSALTVVAEQGSLRSLFPATGTWGGGQKTGEDLVTPPSFPSTALTSHQPREASDFSPVTTAIPQTSLKKNLTAATLSATGAHTTEVEDASIPTTPVAGSKAETLQASTTASPGDITVTHPEHDNMSLSVNSSTEIPSPILTASTLEENQPSHEATEPFSPTEETADASSATPTLPLNTVPATTNSTQPGLFGGQTLGPTAARSETKPGTSPVGATEESTVEPRNSSAPISTVRSTSFAAASSTGTVRPLVTSPTSASTAAIPTSTPTLAQSLEPRHEKASVVDVGDDDNSELPNVAGTTRADPLVITVISVFIVMVGMLGLVGFLRYRQHNNRMEFRRLQDLPMDDMMEDTPLSLYSY; from the exons aTGATGCCCGAGCTCCCTGCTGTTGTTGTATTACTGGGGTTACACAACCCCAGAGAAGGGCAGGCTTCCCAGGCTGTGCATGTTGgtgtgcccagcagcctctgggcaaAGGGGTCTTCACCCCAGCTCAGTCCCTTACTGAGGAACAAAACCAAGCAGCATGGGAGCCTCCCAGGCACCTTCCTGCCAAGCAAGGTGCTCCATATCTGCACGTGGCCACTGGAAAATAACTCTGCTCTGACAGTGGTAGCTGAGCAAGGCAGCCTGCGCTCTCTTTTCCCTGCCACAGGAACTTGGG GAGGGGGTCAGAAGACAGGAGAGGACTTGGTGACACCACCATCTTTTCCTAGCACAGCGCTAACCTCGCATCAGCCAAGGGAAGCCTCTGACTTCAGTCCAGTGACTACTGCCATTCCTCAGACAAGCCTTAAGAAAAACTTGACTGCTGCAACACTCAGTGCCACTGGGGCCCACACTACAGAGGTGGAGGATGCCTCCATCCCTACCACCCCCGTGGCAGGCTCGAAGGCAGAGACACTGCAAGCTTCTACCACTGCCAGTCCTGGGGACATCACAGTTACACATCCCGAGCATGACAACATGAGCTTGTCAGTcaacagcagcactgaaatCCCCTCCCCTATCTTGACTGCCAGCACTCTAGAAGAAAACCAGCCCAGCCATGAAGCCACAGAGCCTTTCAGCCCAACTGAAGAAACAGCTGATGCCAGCAGTGCAACCCCCACGCTTCCTCTGAATACTGTGCCAG CAACAACTAACAGCACTCAGCCAGGACTTTTTGGTGGGCAGACCCTGGGGCCCACAGCAGCAAGGTCTGAAACCAAGCCAGGAACGAGCCCTGTGGGTGCCACAGAGGAGAGCACTGTGGAGCCcagaaattcctctgctcccatCTCCACTGTACGGAGCACGTCCTTTGCTGCTGCCTCCAGTACTGGGACGGTGAGACCCCTCGTGACCAGCCCCAcgtctgccagcacagctgccaTCCCCACCAGCACACCTACATTGGCACAGTCATTGGAGCCCAGGCATGAGAAGGCTTCTGTGGTGGATGTTGGTGATGATGACAATTCAG AGCTACCCAATGTGGCTGGTACAACGAGGGCTGATCCCTTGGTAATCACTGTGATCTCCGTCTTCATTGTCATGGTGGGCATGCTGGGCCTGGTGGGCTTCTTGAGATACCGGCAGCACAACAACCGCATGGAGTTCCGCCGCCTGCAGGACCTGCCCATG GATGACATGATGGAGGACACCCCTCTCTCCCTCTACAGCTACTAG